The genomic region CCCCAGCGACCGGGGCCGGAATGCCTCGTCCGCCCGCCACTCGAACGGCTCACCCGGCAGACCCGAGTGCCGGAAGCGCTCGATCGCCAGCGGCACCAGCCGCATCCGCCGCTCGATCCACTCGCGGTCCCACGGGCCCTCCTCCACGATCTCCTCCGCCGCGCGGAACTCGTAGTAGATGGTGCGGCGCAGCTTCTTGCCCTGCGCGCGCTCCGACCCGTGCACCACCATCACGTCGTGCAGCAGCACGTCGCCCGGCTGCATCTCCACCTGAATGGCGTCCGGGGCGTCCCAGCCGTGCTCGTCCGTCAGGGCGCAGATGTCCGCAGGTGCGCCCTGCGATCCCGGAATCACGCGCAGCGCGCCGCCGCCCACCCGCGACTCGTCCAGGTACAGGTCGAAGTTGAAGATGCGCCGTGTCCTAGGGTGCACGGCGTCCTGATGCCACGGCACCTGCTCACCGTCCCCCTCGAACTTGAAGACCATGCTCTCGTAGGTCGGCACGAAGTTCGGCCCGCACAGGCTCTCCGCGACGCCCAGCACCTGCGGGCTCCCCAGCAGTTCCAGAGACACCGGCTCGCCCTTGTCGTGGACGTAATCCACGCGCCACATCACCCGCCCGGCCTCACGCTGCGCGAACAGGTGATCGCGGTTCGCGCCGCCGTCCTCCAGGCCACGCTCGATCCAGCGGTGACCGGCCGCCTGCAGACGCTCCAGCAGTTCACCGGTCACCCAGTTGCGCAGGATCAGGTATCCCTGCTCGTCGAAAAACCGGATCTGCTCCTCGGTCAGGTGATACGCGCCTGCCTCCGGGGCTCCGGTGAGCTGGACGGACGGAGAAATGTGCACCTGAGCGGCCGATTCGGATGGATTCATGTCTACCTCCCTGGAACGACGACGGGACACGCGCCGCGCCATTCGGACCGTTCCCTGCGTTGTCCACTGCCTCCCAGCCTAGAGGGAAGATTGACGGAATTCTTCCGCCCAGGTGACTGCAACTTCCGGTATCTTCAGGTGTGCTTTCCGCCGCTTCCCCCGAGGACCGCTTCGGCCTTTCCTGCTGGACCGGAGAGGCACACAGCATGCCGACCTTTCACCGGCATCACGAACTGGAACTCAACCTGATGCTCGGCGGCAGCGTCACGTACCTGATGGGCGGCAGGCGTTTCACGCTGCAGGCCGGACAGCTGGCCCTCCTGTGGGCCGCCATGCCGCACCGCGTCGTCGCCACACAGGACCCCGCACGCGTCGTGTGGCTCACCGTGCCCCTCCAGCAGGTCCTGCAGTGGAACCTCCCCGCACGCCTCCTGAACGCCGCCCTGCACGGAAACGCGGTCCTCGGCACGCGCACCGACCCCGGCGACCCGGAACGCTTCAGCGACTGGTCCACCCTGCTGGACAGCAGCGACCCGGAGGCACGGCGCATCGTCCTTCTGGAACTCGAAGCGCGCCTGCGCCGACTCGCGCTCCACTGGACCGGCACCCAGGCAAACGGCCCGGCCGCAGGTCAGGGTGTCCTCCACCCGCTCCCGGAAGTCCAGGCGGGCAAGGTCGAACGCATGACCGCCCACCTCGCCGCGCACTACGCTTCCCCCGTCCGGCTCGCGGACGTCGCGGCCCACGTCAACCTCAACCCCACCTACGCCAGCACCCTGTTCCGCCAGGCGCTCGGCACCACCGTCGTCGAGTACCTCACCCAGCTGCGCGTCGCCCACGCGCAGCGCCTGCTGCTCACCACCACCCTGCCCGTCCTGGACGTCATGCAGGAGGCGGGCTTCCAGTCCTCCAGCCACTTCCACGAGGTGTTCACGCGCGCCTGCCAGCAGTCGCCACGCGAGTTCCGAAGGCAGTTCGCGGCCCGCCCGTCCGTCCCGCCGGGACCGTAGACTCGGCGCATGCCTCTGAACGACGGTTACGCCTACCGTGAACGCCTCACGGACCGCGCCCTGGGACGCGCGCCCGTCCACGTGCTGGAGTACTTCACGCGCCGTTACCGTCACTCCGGGGAGGACGTCTGGCGGGCGAGGCTCGCGGCGGGCGAGGTGTTCCTCGAAGGGGCCGTCGCCACCGGCACGGAACTCCTGCGGCCCGGCCAGGAGCTCGTCTGGCACCGCCCACCCTGGATGGAGGACGAGGTCCCGCTCGATTACCGGGTGCTGCACGAGGACCGTCAGCTGCTGGCGGTCTTCAAACCGTCCGGCCTGCCGACCCTGCCGGGTGGCGGCTTCCTCACGCAGACGCTGCTGCACCGGGTGCGCGCCACGTACCCGGACGCCTCCCCCCTGCACCGCCTGGGACGCGGCACCTCCGGTATCGTGCTGTTCGCGCTGGACCCGGCGACGTCCGCCGCCCTGTCACGCGACTGGCGCGAGCACGAGGTCCACAAGACGTACCGTGCCCTGGCGAGCGGCCACCCGGAACAGGCGCACTACGAGATCCGAACCCCGATCGGCCCGGTGGACCACCCGCGCCTCGGGAAGGTGTTCGCCGCGAACCCGCACGGCCTGCCGTCCTCCAGCGACGCGACCCTGCTGGAGCAGCGGGCGGACTCCGCGCTGTTCAGCGTGGACATTCACAGCGGACGACCCCACCAGATCCGCATTCATCTGGCGTCCATCGGTCATCCGCTCGTCGGCGATCCGCTGTACGGCGCGGACGGCCTGCCGCTCCCGCTGCTGCCTGGACTGCCGGGCGACGGCGGATACCTGCTGCACGCCGAGCGGCTGGCGGTCCGGCATCCGCTGGACGGGCGAATCCTGACGCTGGTCGCTCCTCCACCGT from Deinococcus aquiradiocola harbors:
- a CDS encoding phytanoyl-CoA dioxygenase family protein, translated to MNPSESAAQVHISPSVQLTGAPEAGAYHLTEEQIRFFDEQGYLILRNWVTGELLERLQAAGHRWIERGLEDGGANRDHLFAQREAGRVMWRVDYVHDKGEPVSLELLGSPQVLGVAESLCGPNFVPTYESMVFKFEGDGEQVPWHQDAVHPRTRRIFNFDLYLDESRVGGGALRVIPGSQGAPADICALTDEHGWDAPDAIQVEMQPGDVLLHDVMVVHGSERAQGKKLRRTIYYEFRAAEEIVEEGPWDREWIERRMRLVPLAIERFRHSGLPGEPFEWRADEAFRPRSLGTEAEELRVVHLTHMAGSYCSAGDVPLKAESKQANSAD
- a CDS encoding helix-turn-helix domain-containing protein, encoding MLSAASPEDRFGLSCWTGEAHSMPTFHRHHELELNLMLGGSVTYLMGGRRFTLQAGQLALLWAAMPHRVVATQDPARVVWLTVPLQQVLQWNLPARLLNAALHGNAVLGTRTDPGDPERFSDWSTLLDSSDPEARRIVLLELEARLRRLALHWTGTQANGPAAGQGVLHPLPEVQAGKVERMTAHLAAHYASPVRLADVAAHVNLNPTYASTLFRQALGTTVVEYLTQLRVAHAQRLLLTTTLPVLDVMQEAGFQSSSHFHEVFTRACQQSPREFRRQFAARPSVPPGP
- a CDS encoding RluA family pseudouridine synthase, with protein sequence MPLNDGYAYRERLTDRALGRAPVHVLEYFTRRYRHSGEDVWRARLAAGEVFLEGAVATGTELLRPGQELVWHRPPWMEDEVPLDYRVLHEDRQLLAVFKPSGLPTLPGGGFLTQTLLHRVRATYPDASPLHRLGRGTSGIVLFALDPATSAALSRDWREHEVHKTYRALASGHPEQAHYEIRTPIGPVDHPRLGKVFAANPHGLPSSSDATLLEQRADSALFSVDIHSGRPHQIRIHLASIGHPLVGDPLYGADGLPLPLLPGLPGDGGYLLHAERLAVRHPLDGRILTLVAPPPFALLTRQEGGPG